In Astatotilapia calliptera chromosome 16, fAstCal1.2, whole genome shotgun sequence, one genomic interval encodes:
- the LOC113007317 gene encoding olfactory receptor 6N2-like, translating into MDVELNVTLLTLGGFAELHKYRYLYFVIIFTLYILILCFNSTIVYLIWTCKNLHEPMYIFIAALLINSVLYSMIIYPKLLSDVLSEKQTISYPLCLFQGFSYYTSAGSEFLLLAAMAYDRYVSICKPLQYPVIMNRITIYVCVILVWLIPAFEIAVSFVLYSNVKLCSFTLTGIFCNNSFYRLQCVPSVVISVYGVVMLINVAFLPMLFILFSYIRILRISYSCCRETRRKALKTCLPHLLVLINFSCFIFFDIIIVRLESDLSNTVRLTLTFQSILFHPLLNPIIYGLKVNEIFKHIKMLLCQV; encoded by the coding sequence ATGGATGTTGAATTAAATGTAACATTGTTAACTCTTGGTGGGTTTGCAGAATTGCACAAATACAGATATCTTTATTTTGTGATTATATTCACATTATATATTCTGATACTCTGCTTTAATTCCACTATAGTGTACCTTATTTGGACTTGCAAAAACCTTCATGAGccaatgtatatttttattgcagCTTTGTTAATCAACTCTGTTCTTTACAGCATGATTATCTATCCAAAGCTCTTATCTGATGTTTTGTCTGAAAAACAGACTATATCGTATCCACTCTGTCTCTTCCAAGGATTCTCATATTACACCTCAGCTGGGTCAGAGTTTTTACTGTTGGCAGCAATGGCATATGACAGGTATGTGTCTATATGCAAACCCCTGCAATATCCAGTTATTATGAATAGAATAACTATTTATGTATGTGTGATTTTAGTTTGGCTTATACCTGCTTTTGAGATTGCAGTGTCATTTGTGCTGTATTCGAATGTAAAACTCTGTAGTTTTACTCTAACAGGAATTTTTTGTAACAATTCATTTTACAGGCTTCAGTGTGTGCCCTCGGTTGTAATATCTGTATATGGTGTGGTCATGCTGATAAATGTTGCCTTTCTACCAATGCTTTTCATACTTTTTTCATATATCAGAATTCTAAGAATATCTTACAGTTGTTGCagagaaacaaggagaaaagcTCTAAAGACATGTTTACCCCACTTGCTGGTGTTAATCaacttttcctgttttattttctttgatatAATTATAGTTAGACTGGAATCTGATCTATCAAACACTGTACGCTTGACATTGACGTTTCAGTCAATTTTATTCCATCCTCTTTTAAATCCAATCATATATGGACTCAAAGTGAATGAAATTTTTAAACACATCAAGATGTTGTTGTGTCAGGTTTAA